The Candidatus Polarisedimenticolia bacterium genome has a segment encoding these proteins:
- a CDS encoding alpha/beta fold hydrolase, with product MSEFLPCVEVASGAPIANAVIWLHGLGADGHDFEPIVPALGLQDLGVRFILPHAPRRPVSVNMGLIMPAWFDIRGLDFEGDVDEKGIKESVDQVGALVARERERGIESRRIVLAGFSQGGAIALYVALRHPEPLAGVVALSTYLPIWPGPDEGAARGGAAREPGAGEGGRPLSVFQAHGTDDPLITLERGEGTRDRLLALGCAVTWTTYPMAHAVCPEEVADISVWLRGRLQTPAPA from the coding sequence ATGAGCGAATTCCTTCCCTGCGTCGAGGTCGCGTCCGGCGCCCCGATCGCCAATGCGGTCATCTGGCTGCACGGCCTGGGAGCCGACGGCCATGACTTCGAGCCGATCGTGCCGGCCCTGGGGCTGCAGGATCTCGGCGTGCGCTTCATCCTTCCCCATGCTCCGCGCCGCCCCGTGAGCGTCAACATGGGGCTCATCATGCCGGCATGGTTCGACATCAGGGGTCTCGACTTCGAGGGGGACGTGGACGAGAAAGGGATCAAGGAGTCGGTCGACCAGGTCGGGGCGCTCGTCGCGCGCGAGCGGGAGCGGGGGATCGAGAGTCGGAGAATCGTCCTGGCCGGGTTTTCCCAGGGCGGCGCCATCGCGCTGTACGTCGCCCTGCGCCACCCTGAGCCGCTCGCCGGGGTCGTGGCGCTGTCCACCTACCTTCCGATCTGGCCGGGGCCCGATGAAGGGGCCGCACGGGGTGGGGCCGCGCGGGAGCCCGGCGCGGGCGAGGGGGGGCGCCCGCTCTCGGTGTTCCAGGCGCACGGCACGGACGATCCTCTGATCACCCTGGAGCGTGGCGAAGGGACCCGCGACCGCCTGCTCGCCCTCGGCTGCGCGGTCACCTGGACGACCTACCCGATGGCGCACGCGGTCTGCCCGGAGGAGGTCGCCGACATCAGCGTCTGGCTGCGTGGCCGGCTCCAAACGCCAGCCCCCGCCTGA
- a CDS encoding SRPBCC family protein has protein sequence MRVLKKLLIVLVVLAAVLGGIGLLLPRRVHAERSAVIDAPRATVFVLLNGYASFNKWSPWFELDPQAKYTYDGPATGVGAKMSWAGDPKKAGSGSQEIVESRPYELVRTRLDFGSEGKADAQFTLTPEGTGTRVTWGFETDLGMNPVSRYFGLMIDRMVGSDFEKGLAGLKKLAESLPKADFSTLEIETVEVAPVTVAYVSTSSTWDDKAIAAANGSAYAQIGRFLTAQRLKQSAAPITINTRWSDTEYEFDAAIPVDRAPEREVPPSSPVRIKQTYAGTALQAIHRGGRLDIPATCEKLAAYAAACGRETAGPTWDQYSADPGSTPEAEPVTHVYMPIR, from the coding sequence ATGAGGGTCCTGAAGAAGCTGCTGATCGTCCTGGTCGTGCTGGCCGCCGTCCTGGGCGGGATCGGCCTGCTCCTGCCCCGCCGCGTGCACGCCGAGAGGTCGGCGGTGATCGACGCCCCTCGGGCGACCGTGTTCGTTCTCTTGAACGGGTATGCGAGTTTCAACAAGTGGTCGCCCTGGTTCGAGCTGGATCCCCAGGCGAAATACACGTACGACGGCCCCGCCACCGGAGTCGGCGCGAAGATGTCCTGGGCGGGGGATCCGAAGAAGGCCGGCTCGGGCAGCCAGGAGATCGTCGAGAGCCGTCCGTACGAGCTGGTCAGGACCCGCCTCGATTTCGGGTCGGAAGGGAAAGCCGATGCCCAGTTCACCCTGACCCCCGAGGGGACCGGCACCCGCGTGACCTGGGGGTTCGAGACCGACCTCGGGATGAATCCGGTCAGCCGCTACTTCGGCCTCATGATCGACAGGATGGTCGGATCGGACTTCGAGAAGGGGCTCGCGGGGTTGAAGAAGCTCGCCGAGAGCCTCCCCAAGGCGGACTTCTCGACCCTCGAGATCGAGACGGTGGAGGTGGCCCCGGTGACCGTGGCCTACGTCTCGACGTCGAGCACCTGGGACGACAAGGCGATCGCCGCGGCGAACGGCTCGGCGTACGCGCAGATCGGGCGCTTCCTGACCGCCCAGCGCCTGAAGCAGAGCGCCGCGCCGATCACGATCAACACCAGGTGGTCCGACACGGAGTATGAGTTCGACGCGGCGATCCCGGTGGATCGGGCGCCGGAGCGCGAGGTCCCGCCGTCCTCGCCGGTCCGGATCAAGCAGACCTACGCCGGCACGGCGCTCCAGGCGATCCACCGCGGGGGCCGCCTCGACATCCCGGCGACCTGCGAGAAGCTCGCCGCCTACGCCGCCGCCTGCGGCCGGGAGACGGCGGGCCCGACATGGGACCAGTACTCCGCCGACCCGGGAAGCACGCCGGAGGCCGAGCCGGTCACGCATGTCTACATGCCGATCCGGTAG
- a CDS encoding YihY/virulence factor BrkB family protein, with the protein MTPGPRDFVRALWHKYREDHVAILVSSLAYYTFFSFFPILLLLASIIGFVYGTGAESVQLPRQVLDLFPFSSEFMSDALDRIIHARHSLGFFGSVLLIWSATGAFDNLQQILNRIHRAPAMRPLWRRRLLGVLLGLILTLFIPLSMGISAVRSLPARTLAGIVFNFVLLLTLYHFGPSVRRRYRQIWPGALAGAVLWEVSKALFRIYVGSLSAQDMPYGSVGSVIAVLLWLYVSGTIFALGAEINFVIDHRRELLRRAPV; encoded by the coding sequence GTGACCCCGGGGCCGCGCGATTTCGTCAGAGCGCTCTGGCACAAGTACCGCGAAGATCACGTCGCGATCCTCGTTTCGAGCCTCGCCTACTACACCTTCTTCTCGTTCTTCCCCATCCTGCTCCTTCTGGCCTCGATCATCGGCTTCGTCTACGGCACGGGGGCGGAGTCCGTGCAGCTGCCTCGTCAGGTCCTGGACCTGTTCCCCTTCAGCTCGGAGTTCATGTCGGACGCCCTGGATCGAATCATCCACGCGCGTCACAGCCTGGGCTTCTTCGGGTCGGTCCTGCTGATCTGGAGCGCGACGGGGGCCTTCGACAATCTCCAGCAGATCCTGAACCGGATCCACCGCGCCCCCGCCATGCGGCCCCTGTGGCGGCGGCGACTGCTCGGGGTGCTTCTGGGGCTGATCCTGACGCTTTTCATCCCCCTGTCCATGGGGATCAGCGCCGTGAGATCCCTGCCCGCGCGCACCCTGGCCGGGATCGTCTTCAACTTCGTGCTCCTCCTGACCCTGTACCATTTCGGGCCATCGGTCAGGCGGCGCTACCGGCAGATCTGGCCCGGGGCCCTGGCCGGGGCCGTGCTGTGGGAGGTGTCGAAGGCGCTCTTCCGAATCTACGTCGGGTCCCTCTCGGCCCAGGACATGCCGTACGGGTCGGTCGGGTCCGTGATCGCGGTGCTGCTGTGGCTGTACGTCTCGGGGACCATCTTCGCGCTCGGCGCCGAGATCAACTTCGTCATCGACCACCGGCGAGAGCTCCTGCGGCGCGCCCCGGTGTAG